One window of Trifolium pratense cultivar HEN17-A07 linkage group LG5, ARS_RC_1.1, whole genome shotgun sequence genomic DNA carries:
- the LOC123883680 gene encoding cation-chloride cotransporter 1 isoform X1, whose translation MGDSDVEGGAAGDDGFHSPIGRKYRPVLANDRAVLEMSSIDPGSSSASSSVFPDQPPNLRKINVSKSGNGSSDAKDGNSLHQPQPNGPQQESKLELFGFDSLVNILGLKSMTGEQIAPPSSPRDGEDITITAGLPKPDAPKLGTMMGVFIPCVQSILGIIYYIRFSWIVGMAGIGETLVLVAMCGTCTFLTSISLSAIATNGAMKGGGPYYLIGRALGPEVGVSIGLCFFLGNAVAGALYVLGAVETFLKAVPSAGIFRETITQVNGTAIAQPIESPSSHDLQIYGIVVTIVLCFIVFGGVKMINRVAPAFLIPVLFSLICIYLGILLAKEDQPAEGVTGLSMKTIKENWSSDYQKTNDAGIPEPDGSVTWDFNSLVGLFFPAVTGIMAGSNRSSSLRDTQRSIPVGTLSATLVTSCMYLISVVMFGAIATREKLLTDRLLTATVAWPFPSLIKIGIILSTMGAALQSLTGAPRLLAAIANDDILPILNYFKVADGSEPHIATLFTAFLCIGCVIIGNLDLITPTVTMFFLLCYSGVNLSCFLLDLLDAPSWRPRWKFHHWSLSLLGALLCVVIMFLISWSFTVVSLALASLIYKYVSIKGKAGDWGDGFKSAYFQLALRSLRSLGANQVHPKNWYPIPLVFCRPWGKLPENVPCHPKLADFANCMKKKGRGMTIFVSILDGDYHECAEEAKTACKQLSTYIEYKNCEGVAEIVVAPNMSDGFRGIVQTMGLGNLKPNIVVMRYPEIWRRENLTDIPATFVGIINDCIVANKAVVIVKGLDEWPNVYQKQYGTIDLYWIVRDGGLMLLLSQLLLTKESFESCKIQVFCIAEDDADAEGLKADVKKFLYDLRMQAEVFVITMKWEEQADSGSPQDESLDAFTSANQRIVDYLTQMKARAEREGTPLMADGKTVVVNEKQVEKFLYTTLKLNSIILRYSRMAAVVLVSLPPPPLCHPAYFYMEYMDLLLENIPRILIVRGYRRDVVTLFT comes from the exons ATGGGAGACAGTGACGTCGAAGGCGGTGCTGCCGGAGATGACGGTTTTCATTCTCCGATCGGCCGTAAATATCGTCCGGTATTGGCTAACGATCGTGCTGTTCTTGAGATGTCTTCGATAGATCCAGGATCTTCTTCCGCTTCTTCTTCTGTTTTTCCAGATCAACCTCCTAATCTCAG aaaaataaatgtaagtAAGAGTGGAAATGGTAGTTCAGATGCTAAAGATGGGAATTCTCTTCATCAACCTCAACCTAATGGACCTCAGCAGGAATCTAAACTGGAACTCTTCGGTTTTGATTCTCTTGTCAACATTCTTGGTCTCAAAAG CATGACCGGTGAGCAAATTGCACCGCCGTCTAGTCCTAGAGATGGTGAGGATATTACAATTACTGCTGGGCTGCCAAAG ccTGATGCTCCCAAACTAGGTACAATGATGGGTGTATTCATTCCATGTGTTCAGAGCATTTTGGGCATCATCTACTACATTCGTTTCTCTTG GATTGTGGGTATGGCTGGCATAGGAGAGACATTGGTTCTTGTTGCTATGTGTGGTACTTGTACGTTCCTTACTTCAATATCACTGAGTGCTATTGCAACCAATGGTGCCATGAAG GGTGGCGGACCATACTATCTAATAGGTCGTGCCCTTGGTCCAGAAGTTGGAGTTAGTATTGGTTTATGCTTCTTCCTTGGAAATGCAGTTGCTGGAGCTCT GTATGTATTGGGAGCTGTAGAAACGTTTTTGAAAGCAGTTCCTTCTGCTGGGATTTTTAGAG AGACTATCACGCAAGTTAATGGTACTGCAATTGCACAACCGATAGAGAGTCCAAGTTCACATGACCTGCAAATTTATGGGATTGTTGTGACTATTGTGTTATGCTTTATTGTATTTGGAGGAGTGAAGATGATAAATCGGGTTGCACCTGCATTTCTCATACCTGTTTTATTCTCACTCATCTGCATATATTTGGGAATTCTCTTGGCAAAGGAGGATCAGCCCGCAG AGGGAGTTACTGGGTTAAGTATGAAGACTATTAAAGAAAATTGGAGTTCAGATTACCAAAAGACTAACGATGCTGGAATTCCAGAACCTGATGGTTCTGTAACCTGGGATTTCAA TTCTTTGGTGGGCCTCTTTTTCCCAGCAGTGACAGGAATAATGGCAGGTTCTAACCGATCATCTTCTCTGAGAGATACTCAACGATCTATTCCTGTTGGAACTTTATCTGCAACTCTTGTAACTTCTTGTATGTATCTTATTTCTGTGGTAATGTTTGGCGCCATTGCCACCAGAGAGAAGCTTTTAACTGACAG GTTGCTTACAGCTACAGTTGCCTGGCCTTTTCcttcattaattaaaattggGATTATTCTTTCAACCATGGGTGCTGCTCTTCAGAGCCTGACCGGTGCCCCACGTCTGCTTGCAGCTATAGCCAATGATGATATTTTACCTATTCTGAACTACTTTAAAGTTGCAGATGGCAGTGAGCCACATATTGCTACCCTTTTTACTGCATTCCTATGTATTGGGTGTGTCATCATTGGGAATCTTGATCTTATCACTCCAACTGTGACCATGTTTTTCCTTCTGTGTTATTCTGGTGTCAACTTATCCTGCTTCCTTCTCGATCTACTAGATGCTCCTAGTTGGCGTCCTCGGTGGAAATTTCATCATTGGAGTTTGTCGCTTCTAGGAGCATTACTTTGCGTAG TGATCATGTTCCTAATCTCTTGGTCATTCACCGTGGTTTCTTTGGCCCTTGCAAGCCTTATATACAAGTACGTGAGCATCAAAGGAAAGGCTGGGGACTGGGGAGATGGTTTCAAAAGTGCTTATTTCCAACTTGCACTTCGCAGCCTTCGGTCGCTAGGAG CAAATCAAGTGCACCCAAAGAATTGGTATCCAATTCCGCTTGTATTTTGTCGACCCTGGGGCAAACTGCCAGAAAATGTCCCCTGTCATCCAAAACTCGCAGACTTCGCTAACTGTATGAAGAAGAAAGGTCGTGGAATGACCATATTTGTCTCTATACTAGACGGGGATTACCATGAATGTGCTGAAGAGGCCAAGACAGCTTGTAAACAACTTAGTACCTACATTGAGTACAAGAATTGTGAAGGTGTGGCCGAGATTGTTGTAGCTCCTAACATGTCTGATGGTTTTCGTGGCATCGTTCAGACAATGGGCCTTGGTAATCTTAAGCCGAACATTGTGGTGATGCGTTATCCAGAAATATGGCGCCGGGAGAACTTAACAGATATCCCTGCCACCTTTGTTGGTATAATTAATGACTGCATTGTTGCAAACAAGGCAGTAGTTATAGTGAAAGGTCTGGATGAATGGCCAAATGTGTACCAGAAGCAATATGGTACAATTGATTTGTATTGGATTGTAAGAGATGGCGGTCTCATGCTACTTCTCTCTCAATTGCTTCTTACCAAAGAGAGCTTTGAGAGTTGTAAGATTCAGGTTTTCTGTATTGCAGAAGATGATGCAGATGCAGAGGGGCTAAAAGCTGATGTTAAAAAATTCCTTTACGATCTTCGGATGCAGGCAGAAGTCTTTGTCATAACCATGAAATGGGAAGAACAAGCGGATAGTGGGTCTCCGCAAGATGAGTCATTAGACGCATTTACTAGTGCCAATCAAAGAATTGTTGATTATTTAACCCAAATGAAGGCAAGAGCAGAGAGAGAAGGTACCCCTCTTATGGCAGATGGTAAGACCGTGGTTGTGAACGAGAAGCAAGTCGAGAAGTTTTTATACACAACGCTTAAGCTGAATTCCATAATTTTGAGATACTCGAGAATGGCTGCTGTTGTGTTAGTAAGTCTTCCTCCCCCTCCATTGTGCCACCCAGCATATTTCTATATGGAGTATATGGATCTGTTGCTGGAGAATATACCAAGGATTTTGATTGTAAGAGGATATCGTAGAGATGTTGTAACTCTATTCACATAG
- the LOC123883680 gene encoding cation-chloride cotransporter 1 isoform X2 — MMGVFIPCVQSILGIIYYIRFSWIVGMAGIGETLVLVAMCGTCTFLTSISLSAIATNGAMKGGGPYYLIGRALGPEVGVSIGLCFFLGNAVAGALYVLGAVETFLKAVPSAGIFRETITQVNGTAIAQPIESPSSHDLQIYGIVVTIVLCFIVFGGVKMINRVAPAFLIPVLFSLICIYLGILLAKEDQPAEGVTGLSMKTIKENWSSDYQKTNDAGIPEPDGSVTWDFNSLVGLFFPAVTGIMAGSNRSSSLRDTQRSIPVGTLSATLVTSCMYLISVVMFGAIATREKLLTDRLLTATVAWPFPSLIKIGIILSTMGAALQSLTGAPRLLAAIANDDILPILNYFKVADGSEPHIATLFTAFLCIGCVIIGNLDLITPTVTMFFLLCYSGVNLSCFLLDLLDAPSWRPRWKFHHWSLSLLGALLCVVIMFLISWSFTVVSLALASLIYKYVSIKGKAGDWGDGFKSAYFQLALRSLRSLGANQVHPKNWYPIPLVFCRPWGKLPENVPCHPKLADFANCMKKKGRGMTIFVSILDGDYHECAEEAKTACKQLSTYIEYKNCEGVAEIVVAPNMSDGFRGIVQTMGLGNLKPNIVVMRYPEIWRRENLTDIPATFVGIINDCIVANKAVVIVKGLDEWPNVYQKQYGTIDLYWIVRDGGLMLLLSQLLLTKESFESCKIQVFCIAEDDADAEGLKADVKKFLYDLRMQAEVFVITMKWEEQADSGSPQDESLDAFTSANQRIVDYLTQMKARAEREGTPLMADGKTVVVNEKQVEKFLYTTLKLNSIILRYSRMAAVVLVSLPPPPLCHPAYFYMEYMDLLLENIPRILIVRGYRRDVVTLFT, encoded by the exons ATGATGGGTGTATTCATTCCATGTGTTCAGAGCATTTTGGGCATCATCTACTACATTCGTTTCTCTTG GATTGTGGGTATGGCTGGCATAGGAGAGACATTGGTTCTTGTTGCTATGTGTGGTACTTGTACGTTCCTTACTTCAATATCACTGAGTGCTATTGCAACCAATGGTGCCATGAAG GGTGGCGGACCATACTATCTAATAGGTCGTGCCCTTGGTCCAGAAGTTGGAGTTAGTATTGGTTTATGCTTCTTCCTTGGAAATGCAGTTGCTGGAGCTCT GTATGTATTGGGAGCTGTAGAAACGTTTTTGAAAGCAGTTCCTTCTGCTGGGATTTTTAGAG AGACTATCACGCAAGTTAATGGTACTGCAATTGCACAACCGATAGAGAGTCCAAGTTCACATGACCTGCAAATTTATGGGATTGTTGTGACTATTGTGTTATGCTTTATTGTATTTGGAGGAGTGAAGATGATAAATCGGGTTGCACCTGCATTTCTCATACCTGTTTTATTCTCACTCATCTGCATATATTTGGGAATTCTCTTGGCAAAGGAGGATCAGCCCGCAG AGGGAGTTACTGGGTTAAGTATGAAGACTATTAAAGAAAATTGGAGTTCAGATTACCAAAAGACTAACGATGCTGGAATTCCAGAACCTGATGGTTCTGTAACCTGGGATTTCAA TTCTTTGGTGGGCCTCTTTTTCCCAGCAGTGACAGGAATAATGGCAGGTTCTAACCGATCATCTTCTCTGAGAGATACTCAACGATCTATTCCTGTTGGAACTTTATCTGCAACTCTTGTAACTTCTTGTATGTATCTTATTTCTGTGGTAATGTTTGGCGCCATTGCCACCAGAGAGAAGCTTTTAACTGACAG GTTGCTTACAGCTACAGTTGCCTGGCCTTTTCcttcattaattaaaattggGATTATTCTTTCAACCATGGGTGCTGCTCTTCAGAGCCTGACCGGTGCCCCACGTCTGCTTGCAGCTATAGCCAATGATGATATTTTACCTATTCTGAACTACTTTAAAGTTGCAGATGGCAGTGAGCCACATATTGCTACCCTTTTTACTGCATTCCTATGTATTGGGTGTGTCATCATTGGGAATCTTGATCTTATCACTCCAACTGTGACCATGTTTTTCCTTCTGTGTTATTCTGGTGTCAACTTATCCTGCTTCCTTCTCGATCTACTAGATGCTCCTAGTTGGCGTCCTCGGTGGAAATTTCATCATTGGAGTTTGTCGCTTCTAGGAGCATTACTTTGCGTAG TGATCATGTTCCTAATCTCTTGGTCATTCACCGTGGTTTCTTTGGCCCTTGCAAGCCTTATATACAAGTACGTGAGCATCAAAGGAAAGGCTGGGGACTGGGGAGATGGTTTCAAAAGTGCTTATTTCCAACTTGCACTTCGCAGCCTTCGGTCGCTAGGAG CAAATCAAGTGCACCCAAAGAATTGGTATCCAATTCCGCTTGTATTTTGTCGACCCTGGGGCAAACTGCCAGAAAATGTCCCCTGTCATCCAAAACTCGCAGACTTCGCTAACTGTATGAAGAAGAAAGGTCGTGGAATGACCATATTTGTCTCTATACTAGACGGGGATTACCATGAATGTGCTGAAGAGGCCAAGACAGCTTGTAAACAACTTAGTACCTACATTGAGTACAAGAATTGTGAAGGTGTGGCCGAGATTGTTGTAGCTCCTAACATGTCTGATGGTTTTCGTGGCATCGTTCAGACAATGGGCCTTGGTAATCTTAAGCCGAACATTGTGGTGATGCGTTATCCAGAAATATGGCGCCGGGAGAACTTAACAGATATCCCTGCCACCTTTGTTGGTATAATTAATGACTGCATTGTTGCAAACAAGGCAGTAGTTATAGTGAAAGGTCTGGATGAATGGCCAAATGTGTACCAGAAGCAATATGGTACAATTGATTTGTATTGGATTGTAAGAGATGGCGGTCTCATGCTACTTCTCTCTCAATTGCTTCTTACCAAAGAGAGCTTTGAGAGTTGTAAGATTCAGGTTTTCTGTATTGCAGAAGATGATGCAGATGCAGAGGGGCTAAAAGCTGATGTTAAAAAATTCCTTTACGATCTTCGGATGCAGGCAGAAGTCTTTGTCATAACCATGAAATGGGAAGAACAAGCGGATAGTGGGTCTCCGCAAGATGAGTCATTAGACGCATTTACTAGTGCCAATCAAAGAATTGTTGATTATTTAACCCAAATGAAGGCAAGAGCAGAGAGAGAAGGTACCCCTCTTATGGCAGATGGTAAGACCGTGGTTGTGAACGAGAAGCAAGTCGAGAAGTTTTTATACACAACGCTTAAGCTGAATTCCATAATTTTGAGATACTCGAGAATGGCTGCTGTTGTGTTAGTAAGTCTTCCTCCCCCTCCATTGTGCCACCCAGCATATTTCTATATGGAGTATATGGATCTGTTGCTGGAGAATATACCAAGGATTTTGATTGTAAGAGGATATCGTAGAGATGTTGTAACTCTATTCACATAG